The following proteins come from a genomic window of Paenibacillus swuensis:
- the prli42 gene encoding stressosome-associated protein Prli42, translating to MGQNNRWFKIIIYIMLAAMLLSTLLVAVQPLMQ from the coding sequence ATGGGTCAAAATAACCGCTGGTTCAAAATCATCATCTACATTATGCTGGCCGCTATGCTGTTATCCACGTTGTTGGTAGCTGTGCAGCCATTGATGCAATAA
- a CDS encoding DUF3866 family protein — protein MQQVIAAEKGMQQLTMLMEDGASARAVHYTDVMPEAKPGDKLLLNVTAVELGLGTGGVHFVAGFADGAELLRMPKSEATSIDGDCPATDAIRSLGDTGHIMKLRYTPLQRSVVSVEAPESPYHGLFRQSLDLAGTPVLIGELHSMLPAAVCRIRALQPEASVAYVMTDGGALPAAFSRHVAALRGLGWLRGTVTCGHAYGGDLEALNKFSALLAAKHVLGADIVIAAMGPGIAGTGTEFGHTGMETAELINAAAGLSGTPVVMPRITAADPRARHQGASHHLRTVLTKAALQSAAVPLPGGLPASAQERLERELGVSAHAHVRHTFPRMPHISQEEIRLNQADYPVPITTMGRELENDVIFFEAVCCAADYACGLLRRNPNPHGPTG, from the coding sequence GTGCAACAAGTTATTGCCGCAGAGAAGGGCATGCAGCAATTGACCATGCTTATGGAGGACGGCGCTTCCGCGCGCGCCGTCCACTACACGGACGTGATGCCGGAGGCGAAGCCCGGCGACAAGCTGCTCTTGAACGTAACGGCGGTGGAGCTCGGGCTCGGGACAGGGGGCGTTCATTTTGTGGCGGGCTTCGCGGACGGGGCGGAGCTATTGCGGATGCCCAAGTCCGAAGCGACGAGTATCGATGGCGACTGTCCGGCCACGGATGCGATTAGGTCCCTTGGCGACACCGGCCACATCATGAAGCTGCGCTACACCCCGCTGCAACGCAGCGTGGTGAGCGTGGAGGCGCCCGAAAGCCCATACCATGGGCTGTTCCGGCAGTCTCTTGACCTGGCTGGCACACCGGTGCTGATCGGCGAGCTGCACAGCATGCTGCCCGCGGCGGTGTGCCGCATACGCGCGCTGCAGCCGGAGGCGTCGGTCGCCTACGTCATGACCGACGGCGGGGCTTTGCCGGCCGCGTTCAGCCGACACGTAGCCGCGCTCCGCGGCCTTGGCTGGCTGCGCGGCACGGTCACGTGCGGCCACGCCTACGGCGGCGATCTGGAGGCGCTGAACAAGTTCAGCGCGCTGCTCGCCGCGAAGCACGTGCTCGGCGCCGACATCGTCATCGCCGCCATGGGTCCCGGCATCGCCGGGACCGGGACCGAGTTCGGCCATACCGGCATGGAGACGGCCGAACTGATCAATGCCGCCGCCGGCTTAAGCGGAACGCCCGTCGTGATGCCCCGCATCACGGCGGCCGATCCGCGCGCGCGGCATCAAGGCGCCAGTCATCACCTGCGTACGGTGCTGACCAAGGCGGCGCTGCAGTCCGCCGCGGTGCCCTTGCCGGGCGGACTGCCCGCCTCCGCGCAGGAGCGCCTCGAGCGAGAGCTCGGCGTCTCAGCGCATGCCCATGTGAGGCATACGTTTCCGCGTATGCCTCACATTTCGCAAGAAGAAATCCGCCTGAACCAGGCGGATTATCCCGTGCCCATTACGACGATGGGCCGTGAGCTTGAGAACGATGTTATATTTTTTGAAGCCGTTTGCTGCGCGGCTGATTATGCTTGCGGGTTATTGAGGCGTAACCCGAATCCACACGGACCAACTGGTTAA
- a CDS encoding M20/M25/M40 family metallo-hydrolase — protein sequence MINQDRLVQEFMELVRVDSETKYEKEISEVLKKKFTELGLTITEDDAGSKIGHGANNLFASLAATSDQELPRLFFTCHMDTVTPGKGIKPQLDADGYIRSDGTTILGADDKAGIAAMLEGIRVLQENNIPHGKIQFVISVGEESGLLGARAMDASYMDADFGYALDSDKTVGHIAVAAPTQAKIYATIHGKSAHAGVNPEDGISAIQVASKAIARMPLGRLDQDTTANIGKFQGGDQTNIVCDLVKIDAEARSLHQEKVTEQVEKMRVAFESAASEYGATVDFKSEVIYPAYNYGDDAPVVKLAMRALESIGKTPKTFHTGGGSDANMFNGMGIPTVNLAVGYEFIHTLKEQIPVSELVGTAEAVVAIVKEVAKGE from the coding sequence ATGATAAATCAGGACCGTTTGGTGCAAGAGTTTATGGAGCTTGTGCGGGTGGACAGCGAAACAAAGTACGAGAAAGAAATCAGCGAAGTGCTGAAAAAAAAGTTTACGGAATTGGGTTTAACCATTACTGAAGACGATGCGGGTTCCAAAATCGGGCACGGCGCGAACAACCTGTTCGCATCCCTTGCGGCGACATCGGATCAAGAGCTTCCGCGCTTATTCTTCACTTGTCATATGGATACAGTTACGCCGGGCAAAGGCATTAAGCCGCAACTGGACGCGGACGGTTACATTCGCAGCGACGGCACAACCATTCTGGGCGCGGACGATAAAGCGGGAATCGCGGCGATGTTGGAAGGCATTCGTGTTCTGCAGGAAAATAACATTCCCCATGGCAAAATCCAGTTCGTCATCTCCGTAGGCGAAGAGTCCGGATTGCTTGGCGCCCGAGCGATGGATGCTTCATACATGGATGCGGACTTCGGCTATGCTTTGGATTCCGACAAAACGGTGGGGCACATCGCCGTCGCGGCGCCGACACAGGCTAAGATTTATGCCACCATTCACGGTAAATCCGCGCATGCGGGTGTGAATCCGGAGGACGGCATCAGCGCGATTCAAGTGGCAAGTAAAGCCATCGCCCGGATGCCGCTAGGGCGTCTGGATCAAGATACGACAGCCAATATCGGTAAATTCCAAGGCGGCGATCAAACCAACATCGTATGCGACCTCGTGAAAATTGATGCGGAAGCGCGTTCCCTGCACCAAGAGAAAGTAACGGAGCAAGTGGAGAAAATGAGAGTTGCTTTCGAAAGCGCGGCATCCGAGTACGGCGCGACGGTGGATTTCAAGAGCGAAGTCATTTATCCGGCATATAACTATGGCGATGATGCGCCGGTAGTGAAGCTGGCGATGCGCGCGCTGGAATCCATCGGCAAGACGCCGAAGACGTTCCACACCGGCGGCGGCAGCGATGCCAATATGTTCAACGGCATGGGTATCCCGACCGTGAACCTGGCGGTGGGCTATGAGTTTATTCATACGTTAAAGGAACAAATTCCTGTCTCTGAGCTTGTCGGGACGGCTGAAGCTGTTGTGGCGATCGTGAAGGAAGTTGCGAAGGGCGAGTAA
- a CDS encoding dihydrolipoamide acetyltransferase family protein codes for MTKELEIIVPQLAESLVSATIGKWLKQPGDYVEEYEVLCEIFTDKVNAELPSTAEGVLKRILVREGENVPVGTPICIIEAPAGAATAGGAGNASDGGSQAAAGAQSAAHASGVSSAAGAPGSASLAAGGVAAAHAAPVSTTPSSSREPGMRGRYSPAVQTLAAEHGVDLRLVSGTGLDGRISRKDVLAYIAEGKPTPPAQAPAAYAAAPTAQAAAAPSAPLTQSERGPLRTTGIHLSQNPPLPDIEVEGQQIAGRSEYFIDVTPIRNTIARNMRQSVTEIPHAWTMIEVDVTNLVQLRNKWKDEFKRKEGVNLTYLAFLIKAVVSAIKDYPIMNSVWAVDKIIVKRDINISLAVGTEDSVLTPVIQKADQKNIPGIAREIEELSTKTRAGKLKLDELLGGTFTINNTGSFGSILSYPIINYPQAAILTFESIVKKPVVINDMIAVRSMANLCLSLDHRILDGVICGRFLQRVKENLEGYNAETNLY; via the coding sequence ATGACTAAGGAACTTGAAATTATCGTCCCGCAGCTGGCGGAATCGCTCGTATCGGCAACGATCGGCAAATGGCTGAAGCAACCGGGCGATTATGTGGAAGAATATGAAGTGTTATGCGAAATATTTACGGATAAAGTAAATGCAGAGCTTCCCTCGACGGCGGAAGGTGTGCTCAAGCGCATTCTCGTCCGTGAGGGGGAGAATGTGCCCGTGGGCACGCCGATCTGCATCATCGAGGCGCCAGCGGGAGCAGCAACCGCAGGTGGCGCGGGCAACGCGAGCGATGGCGGCAGCCAGGCGGCGGCCGGCGCGCAGAGCGCAGCGCACGCTAGCGGCGTTAGCTCCGCCGCAGGCGCGCCGGGCTCGGCCTCGCTCGCTGCCGGCGGGGTCGCTGCGGCGCATGCCGCTCCCGTGTCAACGACTCCGTCGTCGTCACGGGAGCCCGGCATGCGCGGGCGCTACTCCCCCGCCGTGCAGACGCTCGCCGCCGAGCACGGCGTCGACCTTCGGCTCGTAAGCGGCACCGGCCTTGACGGGAGAATCTCCCGCAAGGACGTGCTCGCTTACATCGCCGAAGGGAAGCCGACGCCTCCGGCGCAAGCGCCTGCAGCCTACGCCGCCGCGCCGACTGCGCAAGCCGCAGCAGCGCCAAGCGCGCCCCTGACGCAGTCGGAGCGCGGACCGCTTCGCACGACCGGCATCCATCTGAGCCAGAATCCGCCTCTTCCCGATATTGAGGTGGAAGGTCAGCAGATCGCCGGCCGCAGTGAATACTTCATCGATGTGACGCCGATTCGGAACACGATCGCGCGGAACATGCGTCAAAGCGTAACGGAAATTCCGCACGCCTGGACGATGATTGAAGTGGATGTGACGAATCTTGTGCAGCTTCGCAACAAGTGGAAGGACGAGTTCAAACGCAAAGAAGGCGTGAACCTGACCTATCTGGCTTTTCTCATTAAAGCTGTCGTCAGCGCGATCAAAGATTATCCGATCATGAATTCCGTCTGGGCTGTGGACAAAATCATCGTGAAGCGGGATATTAACATCTCCCTGGCGGTCGGTACAGAAGATTCGGTGCTCACGCCGGTCATTCAGAAGGCGGATCAGAAAAACATTCCAGGCATTGCCCGTGAAATTGAAGAATTGTCGACGAAAACACGCGCTGGCAAGCTGAAGCTTGATGAACTGTTAGGCGGTACATTCACGATTAACAATACCGGGTCCTTTGGCTCGATTCTGTCCTATCCAATTATTAATTATCCGCAGGCGGCAATCCTGACCTTTGAATCCATTGTGAAGAAGCCTGTCGTCATCAACGACATGATTGCCGTGCGTTCCATGGCGAATCTGTGCTTATCGCTGGATCATCGGATTCTGGACGGTGTAATCTGCGGACGGTTTCTGCAACGGGTCAAGGAGAATTTGGAAGGCTACAACGCGGAAACGAATTTGTACTAG
- a CDS encoding GNAT family N-acetyltransferase — protein sequence MYAWHLDTELETYSGWGNRRSQALFIDKFQGYIMNTPDHLMLFAVETEGVLVGRAELALIDIENRKAAVGIVLGNRNYWNRGVGRTALRIVIDYAFTVKNLERIYAEVYDFNERSQRMLAGAGFKQEGLLRQHEIHHGKPRDMFFYGLLKTEFYDKYESIFLNK from the coding sequence ATGTACGCATGGCATCTGGACACGGAGCTTGAAACCTACAGCGGTTGGGGGAATCGCCGGTCCCAGGCGCTGTTCATAGACAAGTTTCAAGGATATATCATGAACACGCCCGATCATTTAATGCTTTTTGCCGTAGAGACGGAAGGTGTGTTGGTGGGACGCGCGGAGCTGGCGTTGATTGATATCGAAAACCGGAAGGCAGCCGTGGGCATTGTGCTCGGAAACCGGAATTACTGGAACCGCGGTGTCGGTCGAACGGCGCTGCGCATCGTTATTGATTACGCATTTACTGTAAAAAATCTAGAGCGAATTTATGCCGAAGTCTATGATTTCAACGAGCGTTCACAGCGGATGCTGGCAGGAGCGGGCTTCAAGCAGGAGGGACTGCTCCGTCAGCATGAGATACACCACGGCAAGCCGAGAGATATGTTCTTCTACGGACTGTTAAAAACCGAGTTTTATGACAAGTATGAGAGTATATTTCTAAATAAGTAG
- the lipB gene encoding lipoyl(octanoyl) transferase LipB — MMKPLQAYYHPRIEYNTAWDLQKDYVKAIDKEEEAETLLLLEHPPTFTIGADRNPEHLLWDEEELKERGISVFQIDRGGDITYHGPGQLVGYPLVYLDAVGLNLHGYLRNLEQVIINYLREFGIEGSRKPEYTGVWVGDRKICAIGVKFNKCRSRRGFVTSHGFAFNIHAGVDGFEGIIPCGIREFGVTSLEECTGKRLTLREAAEGILPYFCQEFGYDKDIMLSDPV; from the coding sequence ATGATGAAACCATTGCAAGCTTACTACCATCCTAGAATTGAATACAACACAGCTTGGGATCTGCAAAAAGATTACGTCAAAGCCATCGACAAGGAGGAGGAAGCGGAAACGCTCCTCCTTCTGGAGCATCCGCCGACGTTTACGATCGGAGCCGATCGTAATCCGGAGCATCTGCTGTGGGATGAAGAAGAATTGAAAGAGCGGGGCATCTCCGTGTTCCAGATTGACCGCGGCGGCGATATTACCTATCACGGTCCCGGGCAGCTGGTCGGCTATCCTCTCGTCTATCTGGATGCGGTGGGGCTAAACCTGCACGGGTATTTGCGGAATTTGGAACAGGTTATCATCAACTATCTCCGTGAATTCGGCATCGAAGGATCCCGCAAGCCGGAGTACACCGGTGTTTGGGTAGGTGACCGTAAAATTTGCGCCATAGGCGTCAAATTCAACAAATGCAGGAGTCGCAGAGGCTTCGTCACCAGTCACGGTTTTGCATTCAACATTCATGCAGGGGTGGATGGTTTTGAGGGAATTATTCCTTGCGGCATCCGGGAGTTTGGCGTTACTTCATTGGAAGAGTGCACGGGGAAACGGTTAACTTTACGCGAAGCGGCTGAGGGGATTCTTCCTTATTTTTGCCAAGAGTTTGGGTATGACAAGGACATAATGCTTTCAGATCCAGTTTAG